A single Diceros bicornis minor isolate mBicDic1 chromosome 7, mDicBic1.mat.cur, whole genome shotgun sequence DNA region contains:
- the RBMXL2 gene encoding RNA-binding motif protein, X-linked-like-2, which yields MVEADRPGKLFIGGLNLETDEKALEAEFGKYGRIIEVLLMKDRETSKSRGFAFITFESPADAKAAARDMNGKSLDGKAIKVAQATKPAFESGRRGPPPSRSRGRLRGLRGTRGGGGGPRRPPSRGGPADDGGYAGDFDPRPSRAPLPLKRGPPPPRRAGPPPKRAAPSGPPRSGAGGMRGRAPAARGRDGYAGPLRREPPPPRRDPYLGPREEGYSPRDGYSSRDYPSARDPRDFAPSPREYTYRDYGHAGARDDCPSRGYGDRDGYGSRDRDYADHPSGGSYRDPFESYGELRSAGPARGPPPSYGGGGGRYDDYRGCSPDAYGGGRDGYGGRSERYSRGRDRVGREDRGLPSSLERGCPPPRDSYSRSGRRAPRGGGRLGSRSERGGGRSRY from the coding sequence ATGGTGGAAGCCGACCGCCCCGGGAAGCTCTTCATTGGCGGGCTCAACCTCGAAACCGACGAGAAGGCCCTCGAGGCAGAGTTTGGCAAGTATGGCCGCATCATCGAGGTGCTCCTCATGAAAGATCGAGAAACCAGCAAGTCCAGGGGCTTCGCGTTCATCACCTTCGAAAGTCCCGCGGACGCCAAGGCCGCCGCCAGAGACATGAACGGCAAGTCCCTGGATGGTAAGGCCATCAAGGTGGCTCAGGCCACCAAGCCGGCCTTTGAGAGCGGCCGGCGCGGCCCGCCGCCGTCCCGCAGCCGCGGGCGCCTGAGGGGCCTGCGCGGGACccgcgggggcggcggcggcccgCGGCGACCCCCGTCGCGGGGCGGGCCGGCCGACGACGGCGGCTACGCGGGCGACTTCGACCCGCGGCCCTCCAGGGCCCCGCTGCCCCTCAAGcgcgggccgccgccgccgcgcaggGCCGGGCCGCCCCCCAAGAGGGCCGCGCCGTCGGGCCCGCCTCGCAGCGGCGCCGGTGGGATGCGCGGGCGGGCCCCGGCCGCGCGGGGGCGAGACGGCTACGCGGGCCCGCTGCGCCGGGAGCCGCCGCCCCCGCGCCGCGACCCCTACCTGGGCCCCCGGGAGGAGGGCTACTCGCCGAGGGACGGCTACTCCAGCCGCGACTACCCGAGCGCCCGCGACCCGCGCGACTTCGCCCCGTCGCCCCGAGAGTACACCTACCGCGACTACGGCCACGCCGGGGCCCGGGACGACTGTCCGTCGAGAGGCTACGGCGACCGCGACGGCTACGGGAGTCGCGACCGCGACTACGCGGATCATCCGAGCGGAGGCTCCTACCGAGACCCCTTCGAGAGCTACGGGGAGCTGCGCAGCGCCGGCCCGGCGCGCGGGCCCCCGCCATCCTACGGCGGAGGGGGAGGCCGCTACGACGACTACCGGGGCTGCTCGCCCGACGCCTACGGCGGCGGCCGCGACGGTTACGGCGGCCGCAGCGAGCGCTACTCGCGGGGCCGCGACCGGGTAGGCAGAGAGGATCGCGGGCTGCCCTCGTCCCTGGAAAGGGGGTGCCCTCCTCCGCGCGATTCTTACAGCCGGTCGGGCCGCAGGGCCCCCCGAGGCGGAGGCCGCCTGGGAAGCCGCTCCGAGAGGGGAGGAGGCCGGAGCAGATACTAA